DNA sequence from the Oscillospiraceae bacterium genome:
CTGGTGCTTTTACTGCTGTAATACTTCCGGTTATACATGAATGCCTCTGCTTCTTTGATAAGCGCATCCTTGGTATCGTCTTCTTTTCGCTGAATGCCGTATCCGAAAGAGATTGTCAAAGAATTGTTGTCGCTGGTATTGACTTTTTGCTCAATTTCGTTCAAATACGCTCTGATTGCTCTCTCGTCGGTGTTTGAGACCAGAATTGCAAACTCATCTCCGCCTACGCGGGCAAAAACATCCTGATTACGAACAAGCTTTTGAATTTTCTCGGCGATATTTTTTAAAGCCTTATCGCCTTCAAGATGCCCGAAAGAATCATTATACAGCTTAAATCCGTTCATATCGCCCCAGATAATACCGATCGGATAATGATCCTCAATATCCTCAGCCCGTTTCTCGAATTCTTCGTCGAAAAATCTCCTGTTATAAATCCCCGTAAGATGATCATGATAGACCAAAAATTCATTTTGTTTTGTCATCATCTCCCGTTCGGTTACATCAAAAGCAATGGAAAATAAAACTCTCCTGTTTCTATATTCAATCGCAGTGCTGAAAACATCCACCATTCTGATCTCACCGTTTTTAAGTCGATGAGGCACTGTAAACTGATTTTTTTCTCTGTTGAAAATTTTCAAAAGGAGTTCGCGTACTTTTTTCTCACTGAGAATATTGATATCCCAAATTTTCATGCTTAATAATTCTTCTTTGGAATATCCGAAAAATTTTTCGGCTGCATTATTTGCCTCGATGATCTGACCTGTTTCCGGTTCAAGCAAATACATCACGGCCTCGTGATTTTCTATCATAGCCTGTGTCCGCTCCAACAGCATTTCGGTTTCTTTTTCTTTTTCCCGTTTTCGCACGGCAATCCAGACGCCGCTCATCAAAACAGTCATCGCATAAACATCATTGTCCGTGTAATCTGTTTCTTTATTGGCAAATCCGATCACAGCCACAATTTTTTTGTTTTCAAATATCGGAATCGACATGTATTTCTTGATTTGAACATGCCCCTTTGGATATCCTTTTTTCAAGGGATCCGGCACCGTAAAATCATTGACGATGATCGGTTTTCTTTGCCGGACAACTTCACCCCAAAAACCCGTTGAATTCAATTGATACTTCGTTTGTTTTTCCATAACGGCACAATCGGCCATCACGCCGATGGTCCACGAGTTCAGTGAGAATTCTTTTTTCTCCTCATCATACAGATAGATATACCCATATTGGCTTCCCGTCAGTTTTAGCGCCTCCAGAAGCGCATAATCAAGTTGTTCCTGCATGTCGGCAAACGATTTCATCATGCACAACGCAATGATTTTATTGGTCTCGGAAATTTTATCGATAATCTCTTGCTGATAATAATCGCTTGTGATATCTCTGATATATGCGCCAACCCATATTTTATTTTCGTTGATCGGCACGGGAAATTTACGGGTTTCAAAAACCCGATCTCCCACTTTTTCAATGCTGATGATGGTTTTTTTCTCGTCAATCACTTTCTGATCGCTTATTCGGCATTGGTTTGCCGATTCGATATCCATAAATTCGTAATCGGATTTCCCGACGATCTCGTTTCTTTTTACTTTAAAATAATCAGCTAATTTCTCGTTGAGAAAAATATGATTAAAATTCTCATCCTTCAAAAAAATAAAATCCTGGCTGGAGTCAATGAAGGTTCGAAATGCTGTTTGATCGAATTCGATTTGAGAAAACATCTTTTTTTGTTCGGTAATATCCTTTACTAAGCAGATATGATTATATTGATTCTCGTTTTTAATATCGAGTGCAGATACAATGATATTCACCCAGACGACAGATCCGTCCGGTTTTATGTAACGTTTATCCATGGAATACGACTTGATCTCTCCGGCCTGCAGTTTTTTGAATTGTCTCAAATCTTCTTCCACGTCGTCGGGATGCGTGATTTTCGCCCATCCCTGTTTCAAAAGCTCCTCGCTTTTACGCCCGCAAATCCGCTCGAATTCCGCATTAATATGGATCCAATTATCTCCCATCACATCAGAGAACTCGCTGTTATGGGAAATTGTAATACCGATCGGCGCCTGTTGAAATACGGATTCCATGATTGTTTTCAGATTATTTTCTTTTCTCTCCATCTCTTTTTGGCGCTGCAAAATCTCCGACTGTAATTTCACTCGATATTTCAAAGACTGCATCTGTGTGCTTTTACGAATGTAATCATCCACCCCGAGCTTCAGGCAATTAATTTCATCCTCTGCAGCATCCGAATCCGAAAGCGCAATAATTTTTAAATTTTGATATTGTTTTTGGCTCTGAAAGTTATCAAAGACTTGAAGGTAATCTGTATTCTGCATCTGCAAATCAAAAATCACCAATTCGATATCGGGATTCTTTCCGAGCATCTGCATGGCCTCCAGTCCATCGCCCGCAGTTAAAATATCATATTCACTTAATATTGCGCTGATAGCAGAGATTTCGACAGTCGAGTTGCAAATAATTAAAATTTTCATTGGTATCTCATCCTTCCTGTCAAAACAATAAAAAATCCGAATTGAGCCATTCAATCAAAATCTTTGTTCGTCTATAAATTTTCCCTTTTTTACTTCAAGAACAAACCCATATCTTACATATACTATATCACATTTCCGTAATAATTTTAAATAGTTTTTAAAAATTTTATCGGATTTTAATGTAAATTGTTAAACCAGCCATCTCTCGGAGGTATTAATGATTGTTGTTTTATCTTTTTCCCACTAAGTCACGGGCAAAAGCCAGACATATTTTCGTTGTCGTATTTTTACAATCATGATATAATAACTATTAAAGTGCGGTTTAAACCGCGCCGAATCAATGTGAAAGCGGTGTTTTTTCTGGAGAACGATAAAATGGACAACTATGAACCGTGGCTGCATTGGGCGGTTGAATTACAGGCATTGGCGCAGAACGGGCTTGCATATACCGAAAATAAATTCGATAAAGAGCGCTTCGAGCGCATCCGCGAGATTGCCGCGGAGATGGTTTCCTGCAAAACAGACATCACGAAAGACACCGTCGAAGGCCTGTTCTGTGGTGAAAAGGGTTATCAGACCCCGAAACTGGACACCCGCGCCGCGATTTTCAAGGACAATAAAATTTTGCTGGTCAAAGAAGGCGGCAGATGGTCGCTGCCCGGCGGTTGGGTGGATGTGACCGAGTCGGTCTATTCCAATACCGTCAAGGAGGCAAAAGAAGAAGCCGGCGTCGATGTCCGGCCCACCCGCGTGATTGCCCTGCAGGACCGC
Encoded proteins:
- a CDS encoding PAS domain S-box protein; protein product: MKILIICNSTVEISAISAILSEYDILTAGDGLEAMQMLGKNPDIELVIFDLQMQNTDYLQVFDNFQSQKQYQNLKIIALSDSDAAEDEINCLKLGVDDYIRKSTQMQSLKYRVKLQSEILQRQKEMERKENNLKTIMESVFQQAPIGITISHNSEFSDVMGDNWIHINAEFERICGRKSEELLKQGWAKITHPDDVEEDLRQFKKLQAGEIKSYSMDKRYIKPDGSVVWVNIIVSALDIKNENQYNHICLVKDITEQKKMFSQIEFDQTAFRTFIDSSQDFIFLKDENFNHIFLNEKLADYFKVKRNEIVGKSDYEFMDIESANQCRISDQKVIDEKKTIISIEKVGDRVFETRKFPVPINENKIWVGAYIRDITSDYYQQEIIDKISETNKIIALCMMKSFADMQEQLDYALLEALKLTGSQYGYIYLYDEEKKEFSLNSWTIGVMADCAVMEKQTKYQLNSTGFWGEVVRQRKPIIVNDFTVPDPLKKGYPKGHVQIKKYMSIPIFENKKIVAVIGFANKETDYTDNDVYAMTVLMSGVWIAVRKREKEKETEMLLERTQAMIENHEAVMYLLEPETGQIIEANNAAEKFFGYSKEELLSMKIWDINILSEKKVRELLLKIFNREKNQFTVPHRLKNGEIRMVDVFSTAIEYRNRRVLFSIAFDVTEREMMTKQNEFLVYHDHLTGIYNRRFFDEEFEKRAEDIEDHYPIGIIWGDMNGFKLYNDSFGHLEGDKALKNIAEKIQKLVRNQDVFARVGGDEFAILVSNTDERAIRAYLNEIEQKVNTSDNNSLTISFGYGIQRKEDDTKDALIKEAEAFMYNRKYYSSKSTRSNAVKVIMETLFAKSEREKQHSDRVGRISEAIAKRMNLDQRTIDKIRVAGFLHDIGKIGIDERILNKIGILTRNEWEVMKLHPAKGAGILENTIEFQDIDDVVLSHHERFDGSGYPSGLKGYEIPQASRIIAVADAYDAMTNDRSYRNKIDHEAALEELKRCAGTFFDPEIVQAFVGMSLPEIMHLEDGESPVS
- a CDS encoding NUDIX hydrolase N-terminal domain-containing protein, which produces MDNYEPWLHWAVELQALAQNGLAYTENKFDKERFERIREIAAEMVSCKTDITKDTVEGLFCGEKGYQTPKLDTRAAIFKDNKILLVKEGGRWSLPGGWVDVTESVYSNTVKEAKEEAGVDVRPTRVIALQDRNRHNAPRYIYSICKVFVLCELLGGKFEHNTETDESGFF